In Eucalyptus grandis isolate ANBG69807.140 chromosome 4, ASM1654582v1, whole genome shotgun sequence, the following proteins share a genomic window:
- the LOC104442000 gene encoding ent-kaurenoic acid oxidase 2 — protein MELEVAASVALAVLIVAYGFIFGVLKRVNEWIYVSRLGEKRASLPPGDMGWPLVGKMWSFLRAFRSGDPDSFLSTFISRFGATGIYKTYMFGSQSIIVCKPETCRRVLTDDQNFKLGYPKAVKVLTGRRSFHSISNAEHKRLRRLTAAPITGSEALSMYVPGIEENIVASLEEWSSSDQPVEFLTGMKKVTFEIITNIFFGLDQVDFNFKTMEILYGDLARGMKSAPINFPGFTFHRGVKARRELVKILQAIVDERKALKGRNGSITRKNMLDMLMEVEDEDKRKLEEEDIIDILLMYLLAGHETSAHGTMWAALYLHEHPDILQKAKEEQEEIISRRPATQSGLTLKEIRQSQYLTRVVDETLRRISLSFAVFREAKADVNVNGYLIPKGWKVMVSSRAVHMDPENYLDPKKFDPSRWENIKAKAGAFLPFGAGSRFCPGSDLAKLEISIFLHQFLLHYKLERVNPKSPVSHLPLPHPSDNCLVRFENSIRYLNKFKDISAFIILLFPASVRP, from the exons atggagctTGAAGTTGCTGCGAGTGTGGCTCTGGCAGTATTGATAGTTGCATATGGGTTCATTTTTGGGGTTCTCAAGAGGGTGAATGAGTGGATATATGTGAGCAGGTTGGGAGAGAAGAGAGCCTCTCTTCCACCTGGGGACATGGGTTGGCCTTTGGTGGGCAAGATGTGGTCCTTTCTGAGAGCCTTCAGATCTGGTGATCCTGACTCTTTCCTCTCTACCTTCATCTCAAG GTTTGGAGCCACAGGTATCTACAAAACCTACATGTTTGGCAGTCAAAGCATAATCGTGTGCAAACCCGAGACATGTAGGCGAGTATTGACAGATGACCAAAACTTCAAGCTCGGTTACCCTAAAGCGGTTAAGGTATTAACTGGCCGGAGATCATTCCACAGCATCTCCAACGCTGAGCACAAACGGCTCCGGCGGCTCACAGCTGCTCCCATCACTGGCAGTGAGGCCCTGTCGATGTACGTCCCCGGGATTGAGGAGAACATAGTGGCTTCCTTGGAAGAGTGGTCGAGTTCGGACCAGCCGGTTGAGTTCTTGACCGGGATGAAGAAAGTCACGTTCGAGATCATTACGAACATCTTCTTTGGCTTGGATCAGGTTGATTTCAACTTCAAGACCATGGAGATCTTGTACGGTGACTTGGCTCGTGGAATGAAGTCCGCACCTATCAACTTCCCCGGATTCACTTTCCACAGAGGCGTCAAG GCGAGGAGAGAGCTGGTTAAGATCCTCCAAGCTATTGTGGATGAGAGGAAGGCTTTGAAGGGAAGGAATGGGTCGATCACGAGGAAGAACATGTTGGATATGCTAATGGAGGTTGAAGATGAGGATAAGAGGAAACTGGAGGAGGAGGACATAATTGACATATTGCTCATGTACTTGCTTGCTGGCCATGAAACCTCAGCTCATGGCACTATGTGGGCTGCTCTTTACCTCCATGAACATCCTGATATCCTCCAAAAAGCAAAG gAAGAGCAAGAGGAGATCATCAGCAGGAGACCAGCTACACAGAGTGGATTGACCCTCAAGGAAATTAGGCAATCACAGTATCTTACAAGG GTGGTGGATGAAACATTGCGTAGAATCAGTCTCTCATTTGCAGTTTTTCGAGAGGCAAAAGCTGATGTGAACGTCAATG GCTATCTCATACCAAAAGGTTGGAAAGTCATGGTCAGTTCAAGGGCAGTACATATGGATCCAGAAAATTATTTGGACCCAAAGAAATTTGACCCATCTAGATGGGAA AACATTAAAGCAAAAGCAGGAGCTTTCCTACCATTTGGAGCAGGAAGCCGGTTCTGCCCAGGAAGTGATTTGGCCAAGCTCGAAatctccatctttctccacCAGTTCCTGCTTCACTACAA GCTGGAGAGAGTAAATCCGAAAAGCCCAGTGTCACATCTACCACTGCCACATCCTTCGGACAATTGCCTTGTCAGATTCGAAAACTCCATTAGATACCTGAACAAGTTCAAGGACATCTCAGCATTCATCATCCTTCTGTTCCCCGCATCTGTCAGACCTTAA